A genomic segment from Kyrpidia tusciae DSM 2912 encodes:
- a CDS encoding homoserine dehydrogenase — translation MKRDVVRVGLMGLGTVGTGVYRVLQRNAEDIALRAGIPVRIEKIAVRDPGKERTVDVPKDLLTTDADSLVDDPDLDIIVEVMGGMDHTLELLLRALRNGKSVVTANKDLIAEHGRILLETAEAHRCDLLFEASVAGGIPIVRPLKQCLAGNRISEIMGIINGTTNYILTKMTEEGSDFATALHQAQQLGYAEADPTSDVEGYDAARKIAILASLAFNSWVVFPQVDVTGITEVTDRDIRYAGELGYIIKLLAVAKQDEAEEAIEIAVRPTLVPRDHPLAAVGGAYNAIFVRGDAIGQAMFHGLGAGELPTASAVAGDVVEAVRNLRDGVRGRMLCPCYRRKTIKPIEDTRSRFYLRALVVDRPGVLGAVATVLGQYGVSIASMLQKSSQGDLAEIVVVTHSVRQGNLMDAVARLRDHEVVHTVHAPLHVEH, via the coding sequence ATGAAACGGGATGTTGTACGTGTCGGCTTGATGGGGCTCGGGACGGTAGGCACGGGGGTGTACAGGGTGTTGCAGCGCAATGCGGAAGATATTGCGCTGCGGGCGGGCATTCCTGTGCGGATCGAGAAGATCGCCGTGCGCGATCCTGGGAAAGAGCGGACTGTGGACGTGCCGAAGGATCTGTTGACCACGGATGCCGACAGCTTGGTCGACGACCCCGACCTGGATATCATCGTCGAGGTCATGGGGGGCATGGACCATACCCTCGAGCTTTTGTTGCGGGCCCTGCGCAACGGAAAGAGCGTCGTGACGGCCAACAAAGACTTGATCGCCGAGCACGGCCGGATCCTTTTGGAGACGGCGGAAGCGCACCGGTGCGATTTGCTGTTTGAGGCCAGCGTTGCGGGGGGAATCCCCATCGTTCGACCTTTGAAACAGTGTCTCGCCGGCAACCGGATTTCGGAAATCATGGGCATTATCAATGGGACCACCAATTATATTTTGACGAAGATGACCGAAGAAGGCTCGGATTTTGCGACGGCCCTTCACCAAGCGCAGCAATTGGGGTACGCCGAAGCGGATCCGACGTCAGATGTGGAAGGATACGACGCGGCGCGGAAAATCGCGATTCTGGCGTCTCTGGCGTTCAATTCCTGGGTGGTGTTCCCGCAGGTGGATGTCACCGGAATTACCGAAGTGACAGACCGGGATATCCGGTACGCCGGGGAGTTGGGGTACATCATCAAATTGTTGGCCGTTGCCAAACAGGACGAGGCGGAGGAGGCGATCGAGATCGCCGTACGGCCGACCTTGGTGCCCCGGGATCATCCCTTGGCCGCGGTGGGAGGTGCGTATAACGCGATTTTTGTCCGGGGGGACGCCATTGGCCAAGCGATGTTCCACGGCCTGGGGGCAGGGGAGTTGCCCACCGCCAGTGCGGTGGCCGGGGATGTGGTGGAAGCGGTGCGGAATCTCCGGGACGGGGTGCGGGGCCGAATGCTGTGTCCCTGCTATCGGCGGAAGACGATCAAACCCATCGAGGACACCCGTTCACGGTTTTATTTGCGGGCCCTGGTGGTGGACCGTCCCGGGGTGCTCGGCGCGGTTGCCACAGTACTCGGGCAGTACGGGGTCAGCATCGCCTCGATGTTGCAAAAGTCCTCCCAAGGAGATCTGGCGGAAATCGTCGTGGTTACCCATTCGGTCCGCCAGGGGAATTTGATGGACGCGGTGGCCCGTTTGCGGGATCACGAAGTGGTGCATACGGTGCACGCGCCTTTGCACGTGGAACATTAG
- the ilvE gene encoding branched-chain-amino-acid transaminase — MSEGQLIYLNGEFVDPKRATVSVFDHGFLYGDGIFEGIRAYGGNIFRLRQHIVRLYESAKSILLQIPLTFEEMQQAVAETVRRNGLKDAYIRLVVSRGPGDLGLDPHNCSGANVIIIADQIKLYPQEFYDQGLRVVTVPTRRNNPDALNPKIKSLNYLNNILTKIEASRAGALEALILNQDGYVCEASGDNVFIVKNGRVITPPTYLGALEGITRNAIIEICQREGIPVAEEPFTRHDVFVADECFLTGTAAELIPVVEVDGREIGRGVPGEMTKRLLEHFRALTRVDGYQVYPEAASHQV; from the coding sequence GTGAGTGAAGGTCAACTCATCTACTTGAACGGGGAGTTCGTCGATCCCAAAAGGGCGACGGTCTCGGTATTCGATCACGGATTTTTGTACGGAGACGGTATTTTTGAAGGGATTCGCGCGTACGGTGGGAACATCTTTCGCCTCCGCCAGCACATTGTACGACTTTATGAGTCGGCCAAATCAATTTTGTTGCAGATTCCACTGACTTTTGAAGAGATGCAACAGGCGGTGGCGGAGACGGTGCGCAGGAATGGCCTGAAAGACGCGTATATCCGCCTGGTGGTCTCCCGGGGCCCCGGGGATTTAGGGCTCGACCCGCATAACTGCTCGGGCGCCAATGTCATCATCATCGCCGATCAGATTAAATTGTATCCGCAAGAATTTTATGATCAGGGCTTACGAGTGGTGACGGTGCCCACCCGGCGAAACAATCCGGATGCTCTCAATCCGAAAATCAAATCGTTAAACTATCTCAATAATATTTTAACCAAAATCGAAGCGAGCCGCGCCGGGGCTCTGGAGGCCTTGATTCTGAACCAGGATGGCTACGTTTGCGAAGCGTCGGGCGACAACGTGTTTATCGTGAAAAACGGGCGGGTTATCACTCCACCCACATATCTCGGGGCGTTGGAGGGGATCACGCGAAACGCGATCATCGAAATTTGCCAGCGGGAAGGCATCCCGGTGGCCGAAGAGCCCTTTACCCGGCACGATGTGTTTGTCGCCGATGAATGTTTTCTGACGGGCACCGCCGCGGAGTTGATCCCGGTGGTGGAGGTGGACGGCCGGGAAATCGGTCGGGGCGTCCCCGGGGAGATGACCAAGCGGTTGCTGGAGCATTTCCGGGCCTTGACTCGGGTGGACGGCTATCAGGTGTATCCCGAAGCCGCCTCCCATCAGGTCTAA
- a CDS encoding glutamate-5-semialdehyde dehydrogenase, protein MEVTLVKELALRAKEASGKVAAAGPEARQKGVLAMARGLEEHVSKILAANEEDVAAARERGVRPELLDRLQLSERRVAEMAEGLRQVAGLPDVIGEVLEAWQQKDGLWIEKVRVPFGVVGMVYESRPNVTADAAGLVVKAGSAAILRGGSDALHSNRAIVTVLRASLETEGIPADAVILLDDPDRRAVDELLTAKGLVDLVIPRGGAGLIQHVVETATVPVIETGVGNCHLYVDQAADLDMASALTINAKTQRPGVCNAIETLLVHEAVADAFLPGIVASLRERGVEVRGCPRTRDVVPDVVPAGEEDWATEYLGLILAVRVVPDLPSAIEHINRYGTHHSESIVTEDKEAAERFLREVDAAAVYHNASTRFTDGFQFGFGAEIGISTQKLHARGPMGLKELTTYKYVIRGRGQVRP, encoded by the coding sequence ATGGAAGTGACCCTTGTCAAAGAATTGGCGCTTCGAGCGAAAGAGGCTTCGGGAAAAGTGGCGGCGGCGGGGCCGGAGGCGCGGCAAAAGGGTGTTTTGGCCATGGCCCGGGGACTGGAGGAGCACGTCTCGAAGATCCTCGCCGCCAATGAGGAGGACGTGGCGGCGGCTCGGGAGCGGGGCGTGAGGCCGGAACTGTTGGACCGGTTGCAACTGAGTGAGCGCCGGGTGGCGGAGATGGCCGAGGGTTTGCGCCAGGTTGCAGGTCTTCCCGACGTGATCGGTGAAGTGTTGGAGGCTTGGCAACAAAAAGACGGTCTTTGGATCGAAAAGGTGCGGGTGCCTTTCGGGGTGGTCGGCATGGTTTACGAGTCCCGGCCGAATGTGACGGCGGATGCGGCGGGTTTGGTGGTCAAAGCCGGGAGTGCGGCGATTCTTCGCGGGGGTTCCGACGCCCTCCATTCCAACCGCGCCATCGTCACGGTTTTGCGGGCGAGCCTCGAAACGGAGGGGATCCCTGCGGATGCGGTGATTTTGCTGGATGACCCCGATCGCCGGGCGGTGGATGAGCTTTTGACGGCCAAGGGGCTGGTGGACCTGGTGATCCCCCGGGGGGGCGCGGGGCTGATCCAACATGTCGTGGAGACGGCCACTGTCCCGGTGATCGAAACCGGGGTGGGCAACTGTCATCTGTACGTGGACCAGGCCGCCGACCTTGACATGGCTTCGGCTCTGACCATCAATGCGAAAACCCAGCGGCCCGGAGTGTGTAACGCCATTGAGACCCTGTTGGTTCACGAGGCCGTGGCGGACGCCTTCTTGCCCGGAATCGTGGCGTCCCTGCGGGAGCGGGGCGTGGAGGTCCGCGGCTGCCCGAGGACCAGGGACGTGGTCCCCGATGTGGTGCCGGCCGGGGAGGAGGATTGGGCCACGGAATATCTCGGACTGATCTTGGCGGTTCGGGTGGTGCCGGATCTGCCGTCGGCCATCGAGCATATCAATCGCTACGGCACCCATCACTCCGAGTCGATCGTCACCGAAGACAAAGAGGCTGCGGAGCGCTTTCTTCGGGAAGTGGATGCGGCGGCGGTGTATCACAACGCCTCCACCCGCTTCACGGACGGATTCCAGTTCGGGTTCGGAGCGGAAATCGGCATCAGCACGCAGAAATTACACGCCCGGGGGCCCATGGGCCTCAAAGAATTGACCACGTACAAATACGTCATCCGGGGCAGGGGACAGGTGCGCCCGTAA
- the pheA gene encoding prephenate dehydratase, which translates to MTAQTQLAFLGPSGTFTEEAARVMSGVLASDLPGEEWVACDTIADVLDLTASGATAFGVVPIENSLEGSVNITLDWLAHEGGLVIAAEAALPVSHHLLARPGVSGEQIEGIVSHPQALAQCRGYLRNHFPGVPQYAAESTAAAAERVIRDPEDLAAIGTRLAARIYGLEILASEIQDEANNRTRFVLVAAQSRWTEEQQREFCRRHGASKTSALITLGEDHPGALYEVLACFARERVNLTRIESRPTRRGLGSYHFFVDMEGQWWDPAVIRAVEGIHETGAAVRDLGTYPVIA; encoded by the coding sequence ATGACAGCACAAACACAATTGGCCTTTCTCGGCCCGTCCGGGACCTTCACCGAGGAGGCGGCCCGGGTCATGTCCGGCGTTTTGGCTTCAGATCTCCCTGGAGAAGAATGGGTGGCCTGCGACACCATTGCGGATGTGCTCGACCTGACGGCTTCTGGAGCCACGGCCTTCGGGGTGGTGCCCATCGAGAATTCCTTGGAGGGATCCGTGAATATCACTTTGGACTGGTTGGCCCACGAAGGGGGACTGGTCATCGCGGCGGAGGCGGCCCTGCCCGTCTCTCACCACCTTCTCGCTCGTCCGGGGGTTTCGGGAGAGCAGATCGAGGGAATTGTCAGTCATCCCCAGGCCCTGGCCCAGTGTCGGGGATATCTTCGAAACCACTTTCCAGGGGTCCCTCAGTATGCGGCTGAAAGCACGGCCGCGGCGGCGGAACGGGTTATCCGGGATCCCGAGGATTTGGCGGCGATCGGAACCCGCTTAGCCGCCCGGATCTACGGTCTAGAAATCCTTGCCAGTGAGATTCAAGACGAGGCCAACAATCGGACCCGATTTGTGTTGGTGGCCGCCCAGTCTCGGTGGACCGAGGAACAGCAGCGGGAGTTTTGTCGGCGGCACGGTGCCAGCAAAACGTCCGCCCTGATCACGCTCGGGGAAGACCATCCCGGCGCCTTATATGAGGTTTTGGCCTGTTTTGCCCGGGAACGGGTCAACCTGACCCGGATCGAGTCCCGCCCCACCCGCCGAGGACTGGGTAGCTATCATTTTTTTGTGGACATGGAGGGACAGTGGTGGGATCCGGCGGTGATTCGGGCGGTGGAGGGGATTCATGAAACTGGGGCGGCGGTTCGGGACCTCGGGACGTATCCGGTCATCGCATAA
- a CDS encoding NAD(P)-dependent oxidoreductase, which produces MMPVRVGFVGVGTMGAPMARRLKGAGFETLFFARRQAVIETLQAEGLHYVQNLRDLAAQTDVVLMCLPDDAVVDAVGSVVLSAMKAGGVVVDHSTVSPYTSRRLAAEAKRRGISHLDAPISGGPMGAEAGTLAIMVGGEEEAFRRCHPLFEAMGRHIFYLGPSGAGNIAKLVNQLIIGITQEALVEGFVLGSRMGLDPKLLYDVLAVSTGESAMLHRSIPNCILQRDFTPKFTVDLLYKDLRLANDLGRGEGIRLLEGAVAEQVFREAAAEGLGSEDISALVKPLERQAGVVVEKRS; this is translated from the coding sequence ATGATGCCCGTGCGGGTCGGGTTTGTCGGAGTGGGGACTATGGGAGCCCCCATGGCGCGCCGTCTCAAAGGAGCCGGATTTGAGACTCTTTTTTTTGCGCGCCGCCAGGCGGTCATCGAAACATTACAGGCAGAAGGGCTGCACTATGTTCAAAATCTGCGGGATTTGGCCGCCCAGACCGACGTGGTCTTGATGTGTTTGCCCGACGATGCCGTCGTAGACGCAGTGGGTTCAGTCGTTCTCTCTGCCATGAAGGCCGGAGGGGTGGTGGTGGATCACAGTACGGTCAGCCCCTATACCTCGCGGAGGCTGGCGGCAGAAGCGAAAAGACGAGGGATTTCTCATCTCGATGCGCCGATCAGCGGCGGTCCGATGGGGGCGGAAGCGGGCACCCTGGCCATCATGGTAGGTGGCGAGGAAGAAGCGTTTCGCCGCTGCCATCCTTTATTCGAGGCCATGGGCCGGCATATTTTCTACCTCGGCCCCAGCGGAGCGGGCAACATTGCTAAGCTTGTGAATCAACTAATCATCGGGATCACCCAAGAGGCCTTGGTGGAAGGCTTTGTCCTGGGAAGTCGAATGGGTCTCGATCCGAAATTGCTTTATGACGTCTTGGCCGTATCCACCGGGGAGAGCGCAATGTTGCACCGGAGTATCCCGAATTGTATTTTACAGAGGGATTTTACTCCAAAATTCACTGTGGATTTGCTTTACAAGGATCTTCGCCTGGCCAATGACCTCGGCCGGGGTGAAGGGATTCGCCTCCTGGAAGGGGCTGTGGCCGAGCAAGTGTTTCGGGAGGCGGCCGCGGAGGGCCTGGGCTCGGAAGATATTTCCGCTTTGGTGAAACCACTGGAACGCCAGGCCGGGGTTGTCGTGGAAAAACGGTCGTGA
- a CDS encoding ketol-acid reductoisomerase, giving the protein MKIYYEQDADLKLLDGKTVAVLGYGSQGHAQAQNLRDSGVSVVVGLRPGRSWKQAEADGFEVLSVAEATERADLIQILIPDERQAQTYREEMLPNLRSGQMLMFAHGFNIHFGQIDPPADVDVTMIAPKGPGHLVRRTFQEGTGVPALLAVHQDASGKAKEVALAFAKGIGATRAGVIETTFKEETETDLFGEQAVLCGGVSNLIKAGFETLVEAGYKPEIAFFECLHEMKLIVDLMYEGGLSRMRYSISDTAEFGDYRSGPRIITEETRAEMRKILAEIQSGQFAREWILENQANRPFFNARRKAEQNHPIEVVGGKLREMMTWINK; this is encoded by the coding sequence TTGAAAATCTACTATGAACAAGACGCGGATTTGAAATTGTTGGACGGGAAGACGGTTGCGGTGCTGGGTTACGGCAGTCAGGGCCACGCCCAAGCGCAAAACCTTCGCGACAGCGGCGTATCGGTGGTGGTGGGACTGCGGCCGGGCCGCTCCTGGAAGCAGGCCGAGGCGGACGGGTTTGAAGTCCTGTCTGTGGCCGAGGCCACCGAGCGGGCCGACCTGATCCAAATCCTCATTCCGGACGAGCGCCAGGCCCAGACCTATCGGGAGGAGATGCTACCGAACCTGCGCAGTGGCCAGATGCTCATGTTCGCCCACGGATTCAATATTCATTTCGGCCAGATCGATCCCCCGGCGGACGTGGACGTGACGATGATCGCCCCGAAGGGTCCGGGACACCTGGTTCGGCGCACCTTCCAAGAAGGTACCGGGGTGCCGGCGCTGCTGGCGGTTCACCAGGACGCGTCCGGCAAGGCCAAAGAGGTCGCCCTGGCTTTTGCCAAAGGCATCGGGGCGACTCGGGCCGGGGTGATCGAAACCACGTTCAAAGAAGAAACCGAAACCGACCTGTTTGGCGAACAGGCGGTACTGTGCGGCGGAGTCTCCAACCTGATCAAAGCCGGTTTCGAGACCCTCGTCGAAGCCGGATACAAACCCGAGATTGCCTTCTTCGAGTGTTTGCACGAGATGAAACTGATCGTGGATCTCATGTATGAGGGCGGATTATCCCGGATGCGGTACTCCATCAGCGATACGGCGGAGTTTGGGGACTACCGGAGCGGGCCCCGGATTATCACCGAGGAAACCCGGGCCGAGATGCGAAAAATTCTCGCCGAGATTCAAAGTGGGCAATTCGCCCGGGAATGGATTCTGGAGAACCAGGCCAACCGGCCGTTCTTCAACGCCCGGCGGAAAGCGGAGCAGAATCATCCCATCGAAGTGGTGGGCGGAAAACTGCGGGAAATGATGACCTGGATTAACAAATGA
- the ilvN gene encoding acetolactate synthase small subunit — protein sequence MKHVLSVLVNDQPGVLARVAGLFSRRGFNIESITVGNAEEAGLSRMTLVTSGDERTLEQIMKQLHKLVDVIKVNDLTEEAMVARELVLIKVAATATTRPEITHLIEPFRAAIVDVGRNSLVVQATGDMDKIDALIELLRPYGIKEIARTGVTALMRGSLVKVRV from the coding sequence TTGAAGCACGTTCTCTCGGTCCTGGTCAACGATCAACCGGGGGTGCTGGCCCGGGTCGCCGGATTGTTTTCCCGGCGCGGGTTCAACATCGAAAGCATCACCGTGGGCAACGCCGAGGAAGCAGGGCTGTCCCGCATGACCTTGGTCACCTCCGGTGATGAACGAACCCTGGAACAGATTATGAAGCAGCTCCACAAATTGGTAGATGTCATCAAGGTGAACGACTTGACGGAAGAGGCCATGGTGGCCCGGGAGTTGGTCCTTATCAAAGTGGCGGCGACGGCGACCACTCGGCCGGAGATCACCCATCTCATTGAGCCCTTCCGGGCGGCGATCGTGGATGTGGGCCGGAACAGCTTGGTGGTCCAGGCCACCGGCGATATGGATAAAATCGACGCCTTGATCGAGCTCCTTCGCCCTTACGGCATCAAAGAGATCGCCCGAACCGGCGTGACCGCTTTGATGCGGGGCAGCTTGGTCAAAGTGCGAGTCTGA
- the ilvB gene encoding acetolactate synthase large subunit: MTGAEMLVECLKREGVEIMFGYPGGAVLPIYDALYGSGIRHILTRHEQGAVHAAEGYARVTGRPGVVLATSGPGATNLVTGIADAYMDSTPLVLFTGQVATDLIGSDSFQEADIIGITMPITKHSYQVRDAADIPRVVREAFHIAATGRPGPVLIDVPKNVANQKAVFEWPERVFIRGYNPTYTPNPTQLSKVTEAIRESRRPLLYVGGGVVHSGAAEELREFAHKTGIPVVSTLMGLGAFPSADPLFVGMLGMHGTFAANRAVMECDLLIAVGARFDDRVTGKLERFSPHSKKVHIDIDPAEIGKNVAVDLPLVGDVKRVLSAMLPEVGPVGTKAWLEQIRAWDEQWPLGYKAEPGVLKPQQVLEMLWDATQGEAILTTEVGQHQMWAALFYRFKHPRQWVTSGGLGTMGFGFPAAMGVQLAKPGETVICVAGDASFQMNIQELQTVAENDLPVKVAIINNGFLGMVRQWQQLFYDRRYAESRVGAPDFVKVAEAYGIRGLRAQTPEEAREAIREMLAHPGPVVVDFVVPEEENVFPMVPPGAGTDEMIGRWDD, translated from the coding sequence ATGACCGGGGCGGAGATGTTGGTGGAGTGTTTGAAACGGGAAGGCGTGGAGATCATGTTCGGGTACCCCGGCGGCGCGGTGTTGCCCATCTACGACGCGCTGTACGGTTCCGGAATCAGGCATATCCTCACCCGGCATGAACAGGGAGCGGTTCACGCGGCAGAGGGGTATGCCCGGGTGACCGGGCGGCCCGGGGTGGTGCTCGCGACCTCCGGGCCGGGGGCCACGAACTTGGTGACGGGGATCGCCGATGCGTATATGGATTCCACTCCTCTGGTCTTGTTTACGGGCCAGGTGGCCACGGACCTCATTGGCAGCGATTCCTTCCAGGAAGCCGACATCATCGGGATCACCATGCCGATCACGAAACACAGTTATCAGGTGCGGGACGCCGCGGATATTCCCCGGGTGGTGCGGGAAGCGTTTCATATTGCCGCCACCGGCCGGCCGGGGCCGGTACTGATCGATGTGCCCAAGAATGTCGCAAACCAAAAGGCGGTGTTTGAGTGGCCCGAGCGCGTTTTTATCCGGGGCTACAACCCGACGTATACACCCAATCCCACCCAGTTGTCGAAAGTGACGGAGGCAATCCGGGAGTCCCGGCGGCCGCTGCTGTACGTCGGCGGCGGCGTGGTCCATTCCGGGGCTGCTGAAGAGTTGCGGGAGTTTGCACACAAAACGGGCATTCCCGTGGTTTCCACCCTGATGGGACTGGGGGCGTTTCCTTCCGCCGATCCGCTGTTTGTCGGCATGCTGGGCATGCACGGGACCTTCGCGGCCAACCGGGCGGTGATGGAATGCGATCTCCTCATCGCCGTGGGGGCGCGGTTTGACGACCGGGTCACGGGCAAATTGGAACGATTTTCGCCGCATTCAAAAAAGGTGCACATCGACATCGACCCGGCGGAGATCGGGAAAAACGTGGCGGTGGATCTGCCCCTGGTGGGCGACGTGAAACGGGTGCTGTCGGCCATGCTCCCCGAGGTGGGACCGGTGGGGACCAAGGCCTGGCTCGAGCAGATCCGGGCCTGGGATGAACAGTGGCCCCTGGGCTACAAAGCCGAGCCGGGGGTGTTGAAACCCCAGCAGGTTCTGGAGATGCTGTGGGACGCGACCCAGGGCGAGGCGATCCTCACCACCGAGGTCGGACAACATCAGATGTGGGCGGCCCTGTTCTACCGGTTTAAGCACCCCCGGCAGTGGGTCACCTCCGGAGGGCTTGGAACGATGGGTTTCGGGTTTCCGGCGGCGATGGGGGTGCAGTTGGCAAAACCGGGCGAAACGGTCATCTGTGTGGCCGGGGACGCCAGCTTCCAGATGAATATCCAGGAGCTTCAGACGGTGGCGGAAAACGACCTGCCGGTCAAGGTGGCAATTATCAACAACGGGTTTCTTGGCATGGTGCGGCAGTGGCAGCAGTTGTTTTACGACCGCCGTTACGCGGAGTCCCGGGTGGGAGCTCCGGATTTCGTGAAGGTGGCGGAAGCGTACGGGATCCGCGGCCTTCGGGCCCAGACGCCGGAGGAGGCCCGGGAAGCCATTCGCGAAATGCTCGCTCACCCCGGACCGGTCGTCGTCGATTTTGTCGTCCCTGAAGAAGAAAATGTCTTCCCGATGGTGCCTCCCGGGGCGGGCACCGATGAGATGATCGGGAGGTGGGACGATTGA
- the proB gene encoding glutamate 5-kinase, with protein MPGTVVVKIGSSSLMEGNHLHTGNMEAAADQLSALMKDGWKAVLVSSGAVAAGRMRLGLPAEGLTIPEKQAAAAVGQGVLMQAYERIFERRGIIIAQVLLTRDVMGERRRYVHARNTLMTLLHHRVLPIVNENDTVAVEEIRFGDNDALSAQVAVMVDADLLVLLTDTDGLYTADPRVDAGAVRIPRLVEITPQIWRAAGRTRSRVGTGGMRSKLQAARIASSTGIPTVIASARRPRAVLDAVEGKDGGTYVEPQPHIRGRKRWIAYSSAPRGRLIVDEGAVRALCRDGRSLLAPGLLDVQGSFSAGDVVSIVGPDGREIARGVVNYDARDLQNVRGLRSQDIREMGVAARKPEVVHRDDLVIMEEGWK; from the coding sequence ATGCCTGGAACGGTCGTCGTAAAAATCGGCAGCAGCTCGTTGATGGAAGGGAATCACTTACACACCGGAAACATGGAGGCGGCGGCAGATCAACTGAGCGCATTGATGAAGGACGGGTGGAAGGCCGTTCTGGTCAGCTCCGGAGCGGTGGCGGCGGGGCGGATGCGCCTGGGTCTTCCGGCCGAGGGACTTACCATTCCCGAGAAGCAGGCTGCGGCCGCCGTGGGCCAGGGCGTCCTGATGCAAGCGTACGAGCGGATTTTTGAACGGCGCGGGATCATTATCGCCCAGGTTCTGCTCACCCGGGACGTGATGGGGGAGCGTCGCAGGTATGTCCATGCCCGGAACACCCTCATGACCTTGTTGCATCATCGGGTCCTTCCTATTGTGAATGAAAACGACACCGTGGCGGTGGAGGAGATCCGCTTCGGGGACAACGATGCCCTGTCAGCCCAGGTGGCGGTGATGGTGGACGCAGATCTTCTGGTCCTGCTGACAGATACGGACGGGCTTTACACCGCCGACCCCCGGGTCGATGCCGGCGCCGTTCGGATTCCCAGGCTGGTGGAGATCACTCCGCAAATTTGGCGGGCGGCGGGCCGAACCCGCTCCCGGGTGGGTACCGGGGGCATGCGTTCGAAGCTGCAGGCGGCGAGAATCGCTTCCTCCACCGGGATTCCCACCGTTATCGCGTCGGCCAGGCGGCCCCGGGCGGTTCTCGACGCAGTGGAAGGCAAAGATGGAGGGACGTATGTCGAGCCGCAGCCCCACATCCGGGGACGGAAGCGGTGGATCGCTTATAGTTCCGCCCCCCGGGGTCGCCTCATCGTAGACGAAGGCGCGGTGAGGGCGCTTTGCCGGGACGGACGAAGTCTACTTGCTCCGGGACTGTTGGATGTTCAGGGATCCTTCTCGGCCGGGGACGTGGTCAGCATTGTGGGACCGGACGGCCGGGAGATCGCCCGGGGCGTCGTGAACTACGACGCCAGGGATTTACAAAATGTCCGGGGATTGCGCAGTCAGGATATCCGGGAGATGGGTGTGGCAGCCCGAAAACCGGAAGTGGTTCATCGGGACGATTTGGTGATCATGGAGGAGGGATGGAAGTGA